Proteins found in one Muntiacus reevesi chromosome 2, mMunRee1.1, whole genome shotgun sequence genomic segment:
- the PHYH gene encoding phytanoyl-CoA dioxygenase, peroxisomal — protein MRDVTIPKSEYVPSEKMISKVQDFQEDEELFRYCTLPEILKYVECFTGPNIMAMHTMLINKPPDSGKKTSRHPLHQDLHYFPFRPSNSIVCAWTAMEHIDRNNGCLAVLPGTHKGPLKPHDYPQWEGGVNIMFHGIQDYDKNNARVHLVMEKGDTVFFHPLLIHGSGRNKSQGFRKIISCHFADANCHYIDLKGTNQENVGKEMEEVVCKVYGQKTTSLKDVWAFRGRVVKGKRINL, from the exons ATGAGAGATGTCACCATCCCAAAATCAGAATATGTGCCAAGTGAGAAAATGATTTCCAAGGTCCAGGATTTCCAAGAAGATGAGGAACTCTTCAGATACTGCACCCTCCCTGAG ATTCTGAAATATGTGGAGTGCTTCACTGGACCCAATATTATGGCCATGCATACAATGCTGATAAACAAACCTCCAGATTCTG GCAAGAAGACATCCCGTCATCCCTTGCACCAGGATCTGCACTATTTCCCGTTCAGGCCCAGCAATAGCATCGTTTGTGCCTGGACAGCCATGGAGCACATTGACCGGAACAACGGCTGTCTGGCTGTGCTGCCGGGGACACACAAAGGCCCCTTGAAACCCCATGATTATCCCCAGTGGGAG GGAGGAGTCAACATCATGTTCCACGGGATCCAGGACTATGACAAAAACAACGCCCGGGTGCACTTGGTGATGGAGAAGGGAGACACCGTTTTCTTTCACCCTTTGCTCATCCATGGATCCGGTCGGAACAAAAGTCAAGGATTCCGGAAG ATAATTTCATGCCATTTTGCTGATGCCAACTGTCACTACATTGATCTGAAAGGCACCAATCAGGAAAATGttggaaaggaaatggaagaggTAGTCTGTAAAGTCTATGGACAGAAAACCACCAGCCTGAAG GATGTGTGGGCATTTCGAGGTCGCGttgtgaaaggaaaaagaatcaacCTTTGA